A genomic segment from Bos taurus isolate L1 Dominette 01449 registration number 42190680 breed Hereford chromosome 1, ARS-UCD2.0, whole genome shotgun sequence encodes:
- the SLC33A1 gene encoding acetyl-coenzyme A transporter 1 — protein MSPTVSHKDSSRQRRPGTFNHSLDLKSGPLPPGSWDDNLPEVVGGEGDKEALLRDISTVDFSKTPRSCRAELSSILLLLFLYVLQGIPLGLAGSIPLILQSKNVSYTDQAFFSFVFWPFSLKLLWAPLVDAVYFKNFGRRKSWLVPTQYILGFFMIYLSTQVDHLLGNTDGRTPDVVALTVTFFLFEFLAATQDIAVDGWALTMLSRENVGYASTCNSVGQTAGYFLGNVLFLALESADFCNKYLRFEPQPRGIVTLSDFLFFWGTVFLITTTLVALLKKENKEVSVGKEETQGITDTYKLLFAIVKMPAVLTFCLLILTAKIGFSAADAVTGLKLVEEGVPKEHLALLAVPMVPLQIILPLIISRYTAGPQPLNIFYKAMPYRLLFGLEYALLVWWTPKVEHQGGFPIYYYIVVLLSYALHQVTLYSMYVSIMAFNAKVSDPLIGGTYMTLLNTVSNLGGNWPSTVALWLVDPLTVKECVGASNQNCRTPDAVELCKKLGGSCVTALDGYYVESVICVLIGFGWWFFLGPKLKKLQDEGPSSWKCKRDK, from the exons ATGTCACCCACCGTCTCCCACAAGGACAGCAGTCGGCAACGAAGGCCAGGGACTTTCAACCACTCTCTAGATTTGAAGAGTGGTCCTCTGCCGCCGGGCTCCTGGGATGATAATCTTCCGGAGGTGGTGGGCGGGGAAGGGGACAAAGAAGCTCTTCTTCGGGATATCAGCACTGTTGATTTCTCAAAAACCCCACGGAGCTGCCGGGCGGAATTGAGCAGTATTTTGCTGTTGCTCTTTCTTTACGTACTTCAGGGTATTCCACTGGGCTTGGCGGGAAGCATCCCACTCATTTTGCAGAGCAAAAATGTTAGCTATACAGATCAAGCGTTCTTCAGTTTTGTCTTTTGGCCTTTCAGTCTCAAATTGCTCTGGGCCCCGTTGGTTGATGCGGTTTACTTTAAGAACTTTGGTCGTCGTAAATCTTGGCTTGTCCCAACACAGTATATATTGGGATTCTTCATGATATATCTGTCTACTCAAGTGGACCATTTGCTCGGAAATACAGATGGCCGAACCCCCGACGTGGTTGCTCTCACTGTGACTTTCTTTTTGTTTGAATTCCTGGCAGCCACCCAGGACATCGCTGTGGATGGTTGGGCGTTAACTATGTTATCCCGGGAAAACGTGGGTTATGCTTCTACTTGTAATTCAGTGGGCCAAACAGCCGGCTACTTTTTGGgcaatgttttgtttttggcccTTGAATCTGCCGACTTTTGTAACAAATACTTGCGGTTTGAGCCTCAACCCAGGGGAATCGTCACTCTTTCAG atttccttttcttctggggAACTGTATTTTTGATAACAACAACTTTAGTTGCCctactgaaaaaagaaaacaaagaagtatcagtaggaaaagaagaaactcaGGGGATCACAGACACTTACAAGCTGCTTTTTGCAATTGTAAAAATGCCCGCAGTTCTGACATTTTGCCTTCTGATTCTAACTGCAAAG ATTGGTTTTTCAGCAGCAGATGCAGTAACAGGACTGAAATTGGTAGAAGAGGGAGTACCCAAAGAACATTTAGCCTTACTGGCAGTTCCAATGGTTCCTTTGCAAATAATATTGCCTCTGATTATCAGCAGATACACTGCAGGTCCCCAGCCACTAAACATATTTTACAAAGCCATGCCCTACag ATTATTGTTTGGATTAGAATATGCTCTACTGGTCTGGTGGACTCCTAAAGTAGAACATCAAGGGGGATTCCCTATATATTACTATATTGTAGTGCTGCTGAGTTATGCGTTACATCAG GTTACATTGTACAGCATGTATGTTTCCATAATGGCTTTTAATGCGAAGGTTAGTGATCCACTTATTGGCGGAACATATATGACCCTTTTAAATACTGTGTCCAACCTGGGAGGAAACTGGCCTTCTACGGTAGCTCTTTGGCTGGTAGATCCCCTCACAGTAAAAGAGTGTGTAGGAGCATCAAACCAGAATTGCCGAACACCTGATGCTGTTGAG cTTTGCAAAAAACTCGGTGGCTCGTGTGTTACTGCACTGGATGGTTATTATGTGGAATCTGTTATTTGTGTTTTGATTGGATTTGGTTGGTGGTTCTTTCTTGgtccaaaacttaaaaaattacagGATGAAGGACCATCttcatggaaatgcaaaagagacAAGTAA
- the SLC33A1 gene encoding acetyl-coenzyme A transporter 1 isoform X1, protein MSPTVSHKDSSRQRRPGTFNHSLDLKSGPLPPGSWDDNLPEVVGGEGDKEALLRDISTVDFSKTPRSCRAELSSILLLLFLYVLQGIPLGLAGSIPLILQSKNVSYTDQAFFSFVFWPFSLKLLWAPLVDAVYFKNFGRRKSWLVPTQYILGFFMIYLSTQVDHLLGNTDGRTPDVVALTVTFFLFEFLAATQDIAVDGWALTMLSRENVGYASTCNSVGQTAGYFLGNVLFLALESADFCNKYLRFEPQPRGIVTLSDWFFSSRCSNRTEIGRRGSTQRTFSLTGSSNGSFANNIASDYQQIHCRSPATKHILQSHALQVTLYSMYVSIMAFNAKVSDPLIGGTYMTLLNTVSNLGGNWPSTVALWLVDPLTVKECVGASNQNCRTPDAVELCKKLGGSCVTALDGYYVESVICVLIGFGWWFFLGPKLKKLQDEGPSSWKCKRDK, encoded by the exons ATGTCACCCACCGTCTCCCACAAGGACAGCAGTCGGCAACGAAGGCCAGGGACTTTCAACCACTCTCTAGATTTGAAGAGTGGTCCTCTGCCGCCGGGCTCCTGGGATGATAATCTTCCGGAGGTGGTGGGCGGGGAAGGGGACAAAGAAGCTCTTCTTCGGGATATCAGCACTGTTGATTTCTCAAAAACCCCACGGAGCTGCCGGGCGGAATTGAGCAGTATTTTGCTGTTGCTCTTTCTTTACGTACTTCAGGGTATTCCACTGGGCTTGGCGGGAAGCATCCCACTCATTTTGCAGAGCAAAAATGTTAGCTATACAGATCAAGCGTTCTTCAGTTTTGTCTTTTGGCCTTTCAGTCTCAAATTGCTCTGGGCCCCGTTGGTTGATGCGGTTTACTTTAAGAACTTTGGTCGTCGTAAATCTTGGCTTGTCCCAACACAGTATATATTGGGATTCTTCATGATATATCTGTCTACTCAAGTGGACCATTTGCTCGGAAATACAGATGGCCGAACCCCCGACGTGGTTGCTCTCACTGTGACTTTCTTTTTGTTTGAATTCCTGGCAGCCACCCAGGACATCGCTGTGGATGGTTGGGCGTTAACTATGTTATCCCGGGAAAACGTGGGTTATGCTTCTACTTGTAATTCAGTGGGCCAAACAGCCGGCTACTTTTTGGgcaatgttttgtttttggcccTTGAATCTGCCGACTTTTGTAACAAATACTTGCGGTTTGAGCCTCAACCCAGGGGAATCGTCACTCTTTCAG ATTGGTTTTTCAGCAGCAGATGCAGTAACAGGACTGAAATTGGTAGAAGAGGGAGTACCCAAAGAACATTTAGCCTTACTGGCAGTTCCAATGGTTCCTTTGCAAATAATATTGCCTCTGATTATCAGCAGATACACTGCAGGTCCCCAGCCACTAAACATATTTTACAAAGCCATGCCCTACag GTTACATTGTACAGCATGTATGTTTCCATAATGGCTTTTAATGCGAAGGTTAGTGATCCACTTATTGGCGGAACATATATGACCCTTTTAAATACTGTGTCCAACCTGGGAGGAAACTGGCCTTCTACGGTAGCTCTTTGGCTGGTAGATCCCCTCACAGTAAAAGAGTGTGTAGGAGCATCAAACCAGAATTGCCGAACACCTGATGCTGTTGAG cTTTGCAAAAAACTCGGTGGCTCGTGTGTTACTGCACTGGATGGTTATTATGTGGAATCTGTTATTTGTGTTTTGATTGGATTTGGTTGGTGGTTCTTTCTTGgtccaaaacttaaaaaattacagGATGAAGGACCATCttcatggaaatgcaaaagagacAAGTAA